In Persicimonas caeni, a single window of DNA contains:
- a CDS encoding cbb3-type cytochrome c oxidase N-terminal domain-containing protein, translated as MSSQTNNQQSSSGDQYADELLDHNYDGIQEYDNPMPGWWKAIFYITIVWAAVYFVGINMGYIPTYQDDLERGQAELQAMRDKHQQEAPAVDAAMLAQAVEDEAMLADGKAAFMTNCASCHGQKGEGLIGPNLTDKYWLHGGELTDIHKVVKDGVTAKGMPAWGNILTQDEVVGVVAYIETIKGTNPPNAKEPQGEPVEGK; from the coding sequence ATGAGTAGTCAGACGAACAATCAACAGAGCTCCTCGGGCGACCAGTACGCCGACGAACTGCTCGACCACAACTACGACGGCATTCAGGAGTACGACAACCCGATGCCGGGATGGTGGAAAGCCATCTTCTACATCACGATCGTGTGGGCGGCGGTCTACTTCGTCGGGATCAACATGGGCTATATCCCCACCTACCAGGACGACCTGGAGCGGGGACAAGCCGAGCTGCAGGCGATGCGTGACAAGCATCAGCAAGAAGCTCCCGCGGTCGACGCGGCCATGTTGGCCCAGGCCGTCGAGGACGAAGCCATGCTCGCCGACGGCAAGGCCGCCTTCATGACCAACTGTGCGTCGTGTCACGGCCAGAAAGGCGAGGGCCTCATCGGCCCGAACCTGACCGACAAGTACTGGCTGCACGGTGGCGAGCTGACCGACATTCACAAGGTCGTCAAAGACGGCGTGACCGCCAAGGGCATGCCGGCCTGGGGCAATATCCTGACCCAGGACGAAGTGGTCGGCGTGGTCGCCTACATCGAAACGATCAAGGGCACCAATCCGCCGAACGCCAAAGAACCTCAGGGTGAGCCCGTCGAGGGCAAGTAG
- a CDS encoding FixH family protein, producing MRLSDQLLSFRLRAVLVCALVVFGLGCGAEEDGQDSGESRAKLTESGAFYVAYTPSPDPIPFNQLFELDVEVWESADMANAVADADVSVEVTMPAHGHGMNTEPTVTNNDDGTYLVEGMKFHMESQSPAERWEIAVSVDRDGTADTAVFEVMCCGQ from the coding sequence GTGCGCTTATCTGATCAATTGCTCTCTTTTCGTCTCCGAGCGGTGCTCGTCTGCGCGCTCGTCGTCTTCGGGCTGGGCTGCGGCGCCGAAGAGGACGGCCAGGACTCCGGCGAGTCGCGCGCCAAGCTCACCGAAAGCGGCGCGTTTTACGTCGCCTACACGCCCTCCCCCGACCCGATTCCGTTCAATCAACTCTTCGAGCTCGACGTCGAAGTCTGGGAGTCGGCCGACATGGCGAACGCCGTCGCCGACGCCGACGTGAGCGTCGAGGTGACGATGCCCGCCCACGGCCACGGCATGAATACCGAGCCGACGGTGACCAACAACGACGACGGGACCTACCTCGTCGAGGGCATGAAGTTCCACATGGAGAGCCAGTCGCCCGCCGAGCGCTGGGAGATTGCGGTGAGCGTTGACCGAGACGGCACTGCCGACACGGCGGTCTTCGAAGTGATGTGCTGCGGCCAATGA
- a CDS encoding class I SAM-dependent methyltransferase encodes MSENFWNEKYDIEGYRYGTTPNTFVAEQAVAHVPSQGKVLCLGAGEGRNAVWLAEQGFLVTAVDVSSRGLGKLEQLAEDRDVYVTTVQADVADYTPEAGEFDAVVLNYLHLPAALRRPVHQKVVDALRPDGVVILEAFRPKQLDYGTGGPPSADLMYSAQLLREDFGELTFEYLEELEIELDAGHGHRGTGAVVRMVAVR; translated from the coding sequence ATGTCCGAAAACTTCTGGAACGAAAAATACGATATCGAAGGCTACCGCTACGGCACCACGCCGAACACGTTCGTCGCCGAGCAGGCCGTCGCGCACGTGCCCAGCCAGGGCAAGGTGCTGTGCCTGGGCGCAGGCGAGGGCCGAAACGCCGTCTGGCTGGCCGAGCAGGGCTTTCTGGTCACGGCGGTCGACGTCTCCAGCCGCGGCCTGGGCAAGCTCGAGCAGCTCGCCGAGGACCGCGACGTGTACGTGACCACCGTGCAGGCCGACGTCGCCGACTACACGCCGGAGGCCGGCGAGTTCGACGCCGTCGTGCTCAACTACCTGCACCTACCCGCCGCGCTGCGCCGCCCGGTGCACCAAAAGGTCGTCGACGCGTTGCGCCCCGATGGCGTCGTCATCCTGGAGGCGTTTCGCCCCAAACAGCTCGACTACGGCACCGGCGGGCCGCCCTCGGCGGACCTGATGTATAGCGCGCAATTATTGCGTGAGGATTTCGGCGAGTTGACGTTCGAGTATCTCGAGGAGCTCGAGATCGAGCTCGACGCCGGCCACGGGCACCGGGGAACCGGTGCGGTGGTGAGGATGGTGGCGGTGCGGTAG
- a CDS encoding alkaline phosphatase family protein, with protein MSSTRGDVMDARNLLISTALALAVGTVGVSCSFLATPISEQIEYVIEGEQVELRDPMRPARGAPRVLVFALDSVGRDAFRRGVDSGELAQVARLLGERRAHDTYEHAYMARDALTTLPSVTIPAWTSVYTGRPPADTGIPGNEWYDRQTSSFFAPAPTTVGDHDHIIRILTDNFLNNQLEVPTLFELAKVRSFVAMAPVYEGADLFTKPDLDEILPVLGGIAEGVVGPNSVDREIYAELDEEAADGAVDAIEEHGVADLQVLYLPGIDLYTHVAKRPKQSQRRYMREVIDPLIGEVLDAYRERGALDDTYVLFISDHGFTPTKNDDRHALEWDGRDEPPQVLRHAGFRVRRDKLEVDDDERDYSAVVAYQGAMSYIYLADRSTCARRGSRCDWTKPPRFDEDVLEVVRAFHANNALGWPVRELQGTLDLILARRPVPAGQDAGPFEVWDGQKLVPIDRYVAEHGRDDLLDFDRRMRQLAAGPYGHRVGDVVLLSKAGMGRRIDDRYYFSEPYRSWHGSAHEADSLVTFTLAHPTRSGDELRELVRGVAGDGLDVLDVTPLVLTLLEKDGDLSHD; from the coding sequence GTGTCTTCGACTCGCGGCGATGTGATGGACGCTCGCAACCTACTTATTTCGACAGCCCTCGCGCTGGCGGTGGGCACGGTCGGGGTGTCGTGCTCGTTTTTGGCGACGCCCATCTCCGAGCAGATCGAGTACGTCATCGAGGGCGAGCAGGTCGAGCTGCGCGACCCGATGCGCCCGGCCCGCGGCGCGCCCCGAGTGCTCGTCTTCGCCCTCGACTCGGTCGGCCGCGACGCGTTTCGACGCGGGGTCGACTCGGGCGAGCTCGCCCAGGTCGCGCGGCTCCTTGGTGAGCGCCGCGCACACGACACCTACGAGCACGCCTACATGGCCCGCGACGCCCTGACGACGCTCCCGTCGGTGACCATTCCCGCCTGGACGAGCGTCTACACAGGCCGCCCGCCGGCCGACACCGGCATCCCCGGCAACGAGTGGTACGACCGGCAGACCTCGAGCTTCTTTGCCCCGGCGCCGACCACGGTGGGCGACCACGACCACATCATCCGGATCTTGACCGACAACTTCCTGAACAACCAACTCGAGGTGCCCACGCTCTTCGAGCTGGCCAAGGTGCGCAGCTTCGTGGCCATGGCGCCGGTCTACGAGGGCGCCGACCTGTTCACCAAGCCCGACCTCGACGAGATCCTCCCCGTGCTCGGCGGCATCGCCGAGGGCGTGGTCGGCCCGAACAGCGTCGACCGCGAGATCTACGCCGAGCTCGACGAGGAGGCGGCCGACGGGGCGGTCGACGCCATCGAGGAGCACGGCGTGGCCGACCTGCAGGTGCTCTACCTGCCCGGCATCGACCTCTATACCCACGTCGCCAAACGCCCCAAGCAGAGCCAGCGCCGCTACATGCGCGAGGTCATCGACCCGCTCATCGGCGAGGTCCTCGACGCCTACCGCGAGCGCGGCGCGCTCGACGACACCTACGTGCTCTTCATCTCCGACCACGGGTTTACGCCCACCAAAAACGACGACCGCCACGCCCTCGAATGGGACGGGCGCGACGAGCCCCCGCAGGTGCTTCGCCACGCGGGCTTTCGCGTGCGTCGCGACAAGCTCGAGGTCGACGACGACGAGCGCGACTACTCGGCGGTGGTCGCCTACCAGGGCGCCATGAGCTACATCTACCTGGCCGACCGCTCGACGTGTGCCCGCCGCGGCTCGCGCTGCGACTGGACGAAGCCGCCACGCTTCGACGAGGACGTCCTGGAGGTGGTGCGCGCGTTTCACGCCAACAACGCGCTCGGCTGGCCGGTCCGCGAGCTGCAGGGCACCCTCGACCTCATCCTCGCTCGCCGCCCGGTCCCCGCCGGGCAGGACGCTGGGCCCTTCGAGGTCTGGGACGGCCAAAAGCTCGTGCCCATCGACCGCTACGTCGCCGAGCACGGCCGCGACGACCTCCTCGACTTCGACCGCCGCATGCGCCAACTCGCCGCCGGCCCTTACGGCCACCGCGTCGGCGACGTCGTCCTGCTCAGCAAGGCCGGCATGGGCCGGCGCATCGACGACCGCTACTATTTCTCCGAGCCGTACCGCTCCTGGCACGGAAGCGCCCACGAGGCCGACTCCCTGGTCACCTTCACGCTCGCCCACCCCACCCGCAGCGGCGATGAGCTGCGTGAGTTGGTGCGTGGCGTGGCCGGCGACGGGCTGGACGTGTTAGATGTGACGCCGTTGGTGCTCACTCTTTTGGAGAAGGATGGCGATTTGTCGCACGATTGA
- a CDS encoding universal stress protein gives MTVLAAIDFSKNSHAALCHAAHLARAGDGKLVVAHSVVHADEDAFWRHLVQTPWEVPERIRKVAESRLRETVREVLDDDEMPADVSYVVELKSAADGILAAADAHNADLLVLGSTGAGPLKNVLLGSSAEHVVRSSEIPVLTVPPEAKGESFHKILAPVDFSDFSRKSLELAADLARQNDAELLILHAFALPAASLALLDMQAPPESVEAYEEQKWAEFDQFIEEFDLTDLDSSRLLRISTPSAAIDNVADEEGVDLICMGTAGHRGLKRVMLGSTAARVLRHPPCAVMTVP, from the coding sequence ATGACCGTCCTCGCAGCAATCGACTTCTCGAAAAACTCGCACGCCGCGCTGTGCCACGCCGCCCACCTGGCGCGCGCGGGCGACGGCAAGCTGGTCGTGGCCCACAGCGTGGTCCACGCCGACGAGGACGCGTTCTGGCGCCACCTGGTCCAGACCCCCTGGGAGGTCCCCGAGCGCATCCGCAAGGTCGCCGAGTCGCGGCTGCGCGAGACGGTGCGCGAGGTCCTCGACGACGACGAGATGCCCGCCGACGTCTCCTACGTCGTCGAGCTCAAAAGCGCCGCCGACGGCATCCTCGCCGCCGCCGACGCCCACAACGCCGACCTGCTCGTGCTCGGCTCGACGGGCGCGGGCCCCCTCAAAAACGTCCTGCTGGGAAGCAGCGCCGAGCACGTCGTCCGCAGCAGCGAAATCCCCGTGCTCACCGTACCGCCCGAGGCCAAAGGCGAGTCGTTCCACAAGATCTTGGCCCCGGTCGACTTCTCCGACTTCAGCCGAAAAAGCCTCGAGCTCGCCGCCGACCTCGCCCGCCAAAACGACGCCGAGCTGCTGATCTTGCACGCCTTCGCCCTACCCGCCGCCAGCCTCGCCCTGCTCGACATGCAGGCCCCGCCCGAGTCGGTCGAAGCCTACGAAGAGCAAAAGTGGGCCGAGTTCGACCAGTTCATCGAGGAGTTCGACCTGACCGACCTCGACAGCTCGCGCCTGCTGCGCATCAGCACGCCCTCGGCCGCCATCGACAACGTCGCCGACGAAGAAGGCGTCGACCTCATCTGCATGGGCACCGCCGGCCACCGCGGCCTCAAACGCGTCATGCTCGGCAGCACCGCCGCCCGCGTGCTGCGCCACCCGCCCTGCGCGGTGATGACCGTGCCGTGA
- the ccoN gene encoding cytochrome-c oxidase, cbb3-type subunit I, translating to MSTGTSAKAPKTKLEKVKYDDKIVRMFVWATMIWGIVGMLVGVVIALQLAWWPSNIGEHFTFGRLRPLHTNAVIFAFAGNAIFAAVYHSSQRLLKTRMFSDVMSRFHFWGWQAIIASAAITLPLGFTQTHEYAELEWPIDIAITLVWVVFAVNFFGTLKKRREKHMYVALWFYIATIVTVAILHIFNNLVVPVDAFKSYPVFAGVQDALIQWWYGHNAVAFFLTTPFLGLMYYYLPKAADRPVFSYKLSIVHFWSLIFIYIWAGPHHLHYTALPEWASTLGMIFSIMLWMPSWGGMINGLFTLRGAWHKLRKDPVLKFFVVGITFYGMSTFEGPMLSVKAVNSLSHYTDWTIGHVHAGALGWNGFMTFGMIYWLIPRMWKTKLYSKTLANVHFWIGTVGILLYVIAMYSSGITQGLMWRAFDETGRLMYPDFIETVVQIVPMYWVRLVGGSLYLIGVLIGFYNLVMSVLKAPKGLTDEEVEVAAPAWRHKAADQGEDGTVETYDAALFRLQEKLKGGWHRFLEGWPLVFTVLTTIAVAIGGAVEIFPTLLIDSNIPKIASVKPLTPLELEGRDIYIEEGCVSCHSQMVRPLRHEIERYGEYSKPGESVYNRPFLWGSKRTGPDLARVGGKYPHLWHVRHMKDPRLTSPKSIMPSYPHLLTNELDLSDADDKLETMAMLNVPYTASDIETAEEHARKQAKEIATEVETQGGPAGLEDRKIVALVAYLQRLGTDIKREEANENAVEDDKAGDQ from the coding sequence ATGAGTACAGGGACGAGCGCTAAAGCGCCAAAGACCAAACTCGAGAAAGTAAAATACGACGATAAGATCGTCCGGATGTTCGTCTGGGCGACGATGATCTGGGGTATCGTCGGCATGCTAGTGGGTGTGGTGATCGCCCTCCAATTGGCATGGTGGCCGTCGAATATCGGTGAGCACTTCACCTTCGGCCGGCTGCGTCCCCTGCACACGAACGCGGTGATCTTTGCGTTCGCGGGTAACGCGATCTTTGCGGCGGTGTATCACTCGTCGCAGCGTCTGCTGAAGACGCGCATGTTCAGCGACGTTATGAGTCGGTTCCACTTCTGGGGCTGGCAGGCCATCATCGCCTCGGCGGCGATCACATTACCCTTAGGGTTTACACAAACCCACGAGTACGCCGAGCTGGAGTGGCCGATCGACATCGCCATCACCCTGGTGTGGGTTGTGTTCGCGGTGAACTTCTTCGGGACGCTCAAGAAGCGTCGCGAGAAGCACATGTACGTGGCGCTGTGGTTCTATATCGCCACGATCGTGACCGTGGCGATTCTGCACATCTTCAACAACCTGGTCGTGCCGGTCGACGCCTTCAAGAGCTACCCGGTCTTCGCAGGCGTGCAGGACGCGCTGATCCAGTGGTGGTACGGCCACAACGCGGTCGCCTTCTTCCTGACCACCCCGTTCTTGGGCCTGATGTACTACTACCTGCCCAAGGCGGCCGACCGTCCGGTCTTCTCGTACAAGTTGAGTATCGTTCACTTCTGGTCGCTCATTTTCATCTACATCTGGGCCGGCCCGCACCACCTTCACTACACCGCGCTGCCCGAGTGGGCGTCGACGCTGGGGATGATCTTCTCGATCATGCTCTGGATGCCGTCGTGGGGTGGTATGATCAACGGTCTGTTCACCCTGCGAGGGGCGTGGCACAAGCTGCGTAAAGACCCGGTGCTCAAGTTCTTCGTGGTCGGTATCACCTTCTACGGCATGTCGACCTTCGAGGGTCCGATGCTGTCGGTCAAAGCGGTGAACTCGCTGAGCCACTACACCGACTGGACCATCGGCCACGTCCACGCCGGCGCGCTGGGCTGGAACGGCTTCATGACCTTCGGCATGATCTACTGGCTGATTCCGCGCATGTGGAAGACCAAGCTGTACAGCAAGACCTTGGCCAACGTGCACTTCTGGATCGGCACCGTCGGTATCCTGCTGTACGTCATCGCCATGTACTCCTCGGGTATCACCCAGGGTCTGATGTGGCGCGCCTTCGACGAGACCGGTCGCCTGATGTACCCCGACTTCATCGAGACGGTCGTCCAGATCGTGCCGATGTACTGGGTGCGCTTGGTGGGTGGCTCGCTGTACCTCATCGGTGTGCTCATCGGCTTCTACAACCTGGTGATGTCGGTGCTCAAAGCGCCCAAGGGCCTGACCGACGAAGAGGTCGAAGTGGCCGCGCCGGCATGGCGTCACAAGGCTGCCGACCAGGGCGAAGACGGCACCGTCGAGACCTACGACGCCGCGCTGTTCCGCCTGCAAGAGAAGCTCAAGGGTGGATGGCACCGCTTCCTGGAAGGTTGGCCGCTGGTCTTCACCGTGCTGACCACCATCGCGGTGGCCATCGGTGGCGCCGTCGAGATCTTCCCGACGCTGCTCATCGACAGCAACATCCCCAAGATCGCCTCGGTCAAGCCGTTGACCCCGCTGGAGCTCGAGGGCCGCGACATCTACATCGAAGAGGGCTGCGTGAGCTGCCACTCCCAGATGGTGCGTCCGCTGCGCCACGAGATCGAGCGCTACGGCGAGTACTCCAAGCCGGGCGAGAGCGTCTACAACCGTCCGTTCCTGTGGGGCTCGAAGCGTACCGGTCCGGACCTGGCCCGCGTGGGCGGCAAGTACCCGCACCTGTGGCACGTACGCCACATGAAAGACCCCAGGCTGACCAGCCCGAAGTCGATCATGCCGTCGTACCCGCACTTGTTGACCAACGAGCTCGACCTGAGCGACGCGGACGACAAGCTCGAGACGATGGCCATGCTCAACGTGCCCTACACCGCCTCGGACATCGAGACGGCCGAGGAGCACGCGCGTAAGCAGGCCAAAGAGATCGCGACCGAAGTCGAGACTCAGGGTGGCCCGGCCGGCCTCGAGGATCGCAAGATCGTCGCGCTGGTGGCCTACCTGCAGCGCTTGGGCACGGACATCAAACGAGAAGAAGCCAACGAGAACGCCGTCGAAGACGACAAGGCAGGTGACCAATGA
- the ccoG gene encoding cytochrome c oxidase accessory protein CcoG encodes MSAPSTTDSNKQKGGVPDAPIQVLSTMTNDGKRRWLYPVLSKGKHFWRRLAVAVGLIALFLALPVVHVGGNPAVFLDVIHREFHFFGLTLYPTDTILLMVFLLLSLLGVFILTAFLGRVWCGWGCPQTVYLEFVFRPIERLIEGREMQRKRRDEGPWNFDKIWRKGAKWGIFAAIAIFLSHAFLAYFVSWDSLLAWMGGSPGEHFGVFFAMLLVSGLIFFDFAYFREQMCTITCPYARLQSALQDKDSMIVAYDPNRGEPRGRRTRELRKKEKAGLDIPLGDCIDCGACVRTCPTGIDIREGLQMECIACTQCIDACNGIMEGIGKPHGLIRYSSEHAIEDNKPTRIIRPRTIAYGLVWTALLSAFVWMLAGREPLHVDVGRIPGAPFTMIDDDSVANRVRFRMRNQTGEKATFHIEPITPKSAEVKVVGQPDIVLDHGEMRRVETFVVAPKADFGADGQIDSQFRVVGPDGIEQVVDFTLMGPSKQL; translated from the coding sequence ATGTCTGCACCATCCACAACTGATAGCAACAAGCAAAAAGGGGGCGTCCCCGACGCCCCCATCCAGGTCCTCTCCACGATGACCAACGACGGCAAGCGCCGCTGGCTCTACCCCGTGTTGAGCAAGGGCAAGCACTTCTGGCGGCGGCTCGCCGTCGCCGTGGGGCTGATCGCGCTCTTTTTGGCGCTTCCCGTCGTCCACGTCGGTGGCAACCCGGCGGTGTTCCTGGATGTGATTCACCGCGAGTTCCACTTTTTCGGTCTGACGCTGTATCCGACCGACACCATCTTGCTGATGGTCTTCTTGCTGCTCAGCCTGCTGGGCGTCTTCATCCTGACCGCCTTTTTGGGGCGTGTCTGGTGTGGGTGGGGATGTCCGCAGACAGTCTATTTGGAGTTCGTGTTCCGGCCCATCGAGCGGCTCATCGAGGGCCGCGAGATGCAGCGCAAGCGGCGCGACGAGGGGCCGTGGAACTTCGACAAGATCTGGCGCAAAGGGGCCAAGTGGGGCATCTTTGCGGCCATCGCCATCTTCCTGTCGCACGCCTTTTTGGCGTACTTCGTCAGCTGGGATTCCCTGCTGGCTTGGATGGGGGGCTCGCCCGGTGAGCATTTCGGCGTCTTCTTCGCCATGCTGCTCGTCAGCGGACTGATCTTTTTCGACTTCGCCTATTTCCGCGAGCAGATGTGCACGATCACGTGCCCGTATGCTCGTCTGCAGTCGGCCCTGCAGGACAAAGACTCGATGATCGTGGCCTACGACCCCAACCGCGGTGAGCCGCGAGGGCGTCGCACCCGCGAGCTTCGCAAAAAGGAGAAGGCCGGCCTCGACATCCCGCTGGGCGACTGCATCGACTGCGGGGCGTGCGTGCGCACCTGCCCGACCGGTATCGACATTCGAGAAGGTCTGCAGATGGAGTGCATTGCTTGCACCCAGTGCATCGACGCGTGCAACGGCATCATGGAGGGCATCGGCAAGCCCCACGGGCTCATCCGATACAGCTCCGAGCATGCCATCGAGGACAACAAGCCCACGCGCATCATCCGCCCGCGCACCATCGCTTACGGCCTGGTGTGGACGGCTCTGCTCAGCGCGTTCGTGTGGATGCTCGCCGGCCGCGAGCCGCTCCATGTCGACGTGGGCCGCATCCCGGGCGCGCCGTTCACCATGATCGATGACGACTCGGTGGCCAACCGCGTGCGCTTCCGCATGCGCAACCAAACCGGCGAGAAGGCGACGTTCCACATCGAGCCGATCACGCCCAAGAGCGCCGAGGTCAAGGTCGTGGGTCAACCCGACATCGTCCTCGACCACGGCGAGATGCGTCGCGTGGAGACCTTCGTGGTCGCGCCCAAGGCCGATTTCGGCGCGGACGGCCAGATCGACTCTCAGTTTCGCGTCGTCGGTCCCGACGGCATCGAGCAAGTGGTCGACTTCACCCTGATGGGTCCATCAAAACAACTCTAA
- a CDS encoding sulfite exporter TauE/SafE family protein, producing the protein MEEYLPQYTQLLGLGLLWVTVHCSGMCGPIVGSLVATQSGAHGPGEADASWFTQLRQRAGNVLAYQGGRALTYALIGAAAGLAGAAAEAFIGPLTKVAGLLVAVALVGAGLLRIEPVAKRLKLPSGSSTSSATGKFLGNVMRRVRRLAPRRGPMQMMLIGAVMGLLPCMLMFWVLGLSASTASPLHGALIMVGLVALTTPVLLFAGTAPLVCKPAVRQLGEKIIPYAIILSGLWLGLISAAANGWIDHLHVPFELFGEKLVIMFW; encoded by the coding sequence TTGGAAGAGTATCTACCTCAATATACACAACTTCTGGGGCTTGGCTTGCTGTGGGTCACCGTGCACTGCTCGGGCATGTGCGGGCCGATCGTGGGCAGCTTGGTGGCCACTCAAAGTGGCGCGCATGGACCCGGCGAGGCGGACGCGAGCTGGTTCACCCAGCTTCGCCAACGCGCCGGCAACGTGCTCGCCTACCAGGGCGGCCGCGCGCTAACTTACGCGTTAATTGGCGCCGCCGCCGGTCTAGCGGGGGCCGCGGCCGAGGCATTCATCGGCCCGCTGACCAAGGTCGCCGGCCTGCTCGTCGCCGTGGCGCTCGTAGGCGCCGGCTTGTTGCGAATCGAGCCGGTCGCCAAGCGCCTCAAGCTGCCCTCCGGCTCGTCAACGAGTTCGGCGACCGGAAAATTCTTAGGAAATGTTATGCGCCGCGTGCGCCGGCTCGCCCCGCGGCGCGGCCCCATGCAGATGATGCTCATCGGCGCGGTCATGGGCCTGCTCCCCTGCATGCTCATGTTCTGGGTGCTCGGCCTCTCCGCCTCGACGGCAAGCCCGCTGCACGGCGCGCTGATCATGGTGGGCCTGGTCGCGCTGACCACCCCGGTTTTGCTTTTCGCGGGCACCGCCCCTCTGGTATGCAAACCCGCAGTGCGGCAACTCGGCGAGAAGATCATCCCCTACGCCATCATCCTGTCGGGCCTTTGGCTCGGGCTGATCTCGGCCGCCGCCAACGGCTGGATCGACCACCTGCACGTGCCGTTCGAGCTATTTGGCGAAAAGCTGGTAATTATGTTTTGGTAG